A single region of the Eremothecium gossypii ATCC 10895 chromosome V, complete sequence genome encodes:
- the MET18 gene encoding Met18p (Syntenic homolog of Saccharomyces cerevisiae YIL128W (MET18)), which produces MTYTSERLKGDIATFMANSGGEQAGMAASGTAAALEKGTVRLVDVVMALRAHMTAEDDRTRMRAMGYLATVLEALGGEGLQRNDIAVMLEFCANKVDDSACAQEALHALEALVGMARFGVGQVEAVLTVLKDQYQPGSYLAATRYRAFRLLEKVLGLFGSALVTNSEQNDLFIETFIAVANGEKDPRNLLLSFRLNMEIGRQLVNVEKFKEDLFDILFCYFPITFKPPKNDPYRITNEDLKQALREAIAGTQLYADDAFGNLVDKLAASSPSVKNDTLLTLQLCIHKFAAEDCAKNWMPIWQALKFEIMNSTESDDPASGVPQFDNYREALETVRLIASKLLHLDMGAFDKFRTHVFDDLKSNFAYEKELKQSCGILSSIASVNRIAFDRVMDKVLPLFFGTQQDLDISKQRLLILNLSFFFDAYIKVFGETGEDVRQVSTDGNKLLGHKDEIIMTLGKALMSSKVEVSLRTLAIIEFTKLIKMQGYLKHEERSMVIQYLTETILTDDNKNIYIACLEGLKVISRNYEADVHEVSLKRILELLPESASAETVIVNGEETSVKHILKVIIDFTSSTHKLVEESIHGLVQKLCKVAPQENSSEYCFLLASSLYCLFVPNGELFTPKDGTAFKESIYPSLMAATLNSTSIYHHDHNLSLLANILSYLNMRSDSAKHHEELEAHQKLFITNKRVLEVPGRSIAVFLNILAGLDKNCKLEDSTGIVKQVVTMLLKSPLELSPFEQLHYQQLLALLANKWCSDKEITEVVNELNLKERSMEILVWLNKGLLMKNSPVATSYLAYFVEQLSRPEGVAVAPYFDILAKDLPIFRRYKGIPFQNNVRLLYKQKLFSDVAVKLVDGFKNTDDLKVKANYLSSLSLILRHTPTDITISYIEELLPLLLQALEFEDGNVRASSLQTLFDTVEHAPQVIAGHVHTLLPRLIQLAQPDRHNKVQVRMLALRTLDALPGHIPLNHLLPFRNDILSGLVPSLGDPKRAVRKQCVDTRQTYYELGHAQA; this is translated from the coding sequence ATGACGTACACTTCGGAGCGACTGAAAGGCGATATCGCGACGTTCATGGCCAACAGCGGCGGAGAACAAGCAGGGATGGCTGCGAGCGGGaccgcggcggcgctcGAGAAGGGCACGGTGCGGCTGGTGGACGTGGTGATggcgctgcgggcgcaTATGACTGCCGAGGACGACCGTACGCGGATGCGGGCGATGGGGTACCTTGCCACGGTACTAGAGGCCCTGGGCGGGGAGGGCCTGCAGCGCAACGACATCGCGGTGATGCTAGAGTTCTGCGCAAACAAGGTGGATGACAGTGCGTGCGCGCAGGAGGCGCTCCATGCGCTGGAGGCCCTGGTGGGGATGGCGAGATTCGGCGTGGGGCAGGTGGAGGCGGTACTAACTGTGCTGAAGGATCAATACCAGCCAGGGAGCTACCTTGCAGCGACAAGATACCGCGCTTTCCGACTGCTGGAGAAGGTGCTGGGGCTTTTTGGCAGTGCGCTGGTGACGAACAGCGAGCAGAATGACCTTTTCATTGAGACCTTCATTGCGGTGGCAAACGGCGAAAAGGATCCGCGgaacctgctgctgtcgtTCCGGCTTAACATGGAGATTGGCCGGCAGCTTGTAAATGTGGAAAAGTTCAAGGAGGATCTCTTCGATATTCTTTTCTGCTACTTTCCTATCACCTTTAAGCCACCGAAGAACGATCCCTACCGGATTACAAACGAGGACCTCAAGCAGGCCCTCCGCGAGGCCATTGCCGGCACGCAACTGTATGCGGACGATGCCTTCGGCAACCTTGTCGATAAGCTGGCGGCCTCATCCCCAAGCGTGAAGAACGACACGCTGTTGACACTACAGCTGTGTATCCACAAGTTCGCTGCAGAGGACTGTGCAAAGAACTGGATGCCGATCTGGCAAGCTCTTAAGTTTGAGATTATGAATAGTACCGAGTCGGACGATCCGGCGTCTGGAGTACCCCAATTTGACAACTATCGCGAAGCGCTGGAAACGGTAAGATTGATAGCCTCcaagctgctgcacctCGACATGGGCGCGTTCGACAAATTTCGCACACATGTGTTCGACGACCTCAAATCCAACTTTGCTTACGAGAAGGAGCTCAAGCAGAGCTGCGGGATACTCTCCTCCATTGCAAGCGTAAATCGCATTGCCTTTGATAGGGTAATGGATAAGGTATTGCCACTCTTCTTCGGCACGCAGCAAGACCTAGATATCTCAAAGCAGCGGCTTTTGATCCTAAATCTCTCTTTCTTCTTTGATGCTTACATAAAGGTGTTCGGCGAGACTGGGGAGGATGTCCGACAGGTAAGCACCGATGGTAACAAGCTACTTGGCCATAAAGATGAGATTATAATGACGCTTGGGAAAGCCTTGATGTCTTCGAAAGTGGAAGTCTCTCTTCGGACTCTGGCTATTATCGAGTTCACCAAACTGATAAAAATGCAGGGATATCTGAAACATGAAGAAAGATCAATGGTCATACAGTATCTGACAGAAACAATACTCACGGACGATAATAAGAATATATACATTGCCTGCTTAGAGGGACTCAAGGTGATTAGTAGAAACTATGAAGCTGATGTTCATGAAGTATCTTTGAAGAGGATCTTGGAACTTCTGCCAGAGTCAGCATCTGCAGAAACAGTGATTGTAAATGGAGAGGAGACAAGCGTGAAACATATTTTAAAGGTGATAATTGATTTTACTTCTTCGACACATAAACTGGTAGAAGAGAGTATCcatgggcttgttcagaAACTATGCAAAGTGGCACCGCAGGAAAACTCTAGTGAGTATTGCTTTCTTCTTGCCTCTTCCCTCTACTGTCTTTTTGTGCCGAATGGCGAACTTTTCACACCTAAAGACGGTACTGCCTTCAAGGAATCAATTTACCCGTCACTTATGGCAGCCACTCTGAACAGCACAAGTATCTACCATCATGATCACAATTTGAGCTTGCTCGCAAACATTTTGAGCTACCTCAATATGCGCTCTGACTCTGCCAAGCATCATGAAGAATTAGAAGCGCATCAGAAGCTCTTCATAACAAACAAGAGGGTACTAGAAGTTCCTGGGAGATCGATTGCCGTTTTTTTAAATATTTTGGCAGGATTGGACAAAAACTGTAAATTGGAAGATTCTACTGGCATCGTTAAGCAGGTGGTCACCATGCTACTCAAATCCCCTTTGGAGCTCTCTCCTTTCGAGCAGCTCCATTACCAACAGCTGCTCGCGTTGCTTGCTAACAAGTGGTGCTCTGACAAAGAAATAACTGAAGTCGTTAATGAACTGAATCTGAAGGAGCGCTCTATGGAGATCTTGGTCTGGCTAAATAAGGGACTGCTGATGAAAAATTCGCCCGTAGCGACATCCTACTTGGCATACTTTGTCGAGCAACTGAGCCGGCCGGAGGGAGTCGCGGTTGCGCCATATTTTGATATACTCGCAAAAGACCTTCCAATATTCCGCAGATACAAAGGCATCCCCTTCCAAAACAATGTACGGCTGCTCTATAAGCAAAAGCTATTCAGCGACGTGGCTGTCAAGCTAGTCGATGGATTTAAGAATACAGACGATCTCAAAGTCAAGGCAAACTATCTTTCCTCGCTGTCGCTTATTTTGAGGCACACACCTACAGATATCACTATCTCCTACATTGAAGAACTGCTGCCGCTTTTGCTCCAGGCGCTCGAATTTGAGGACGGCAACGTGCGTGCTTCCTCTCTACAGACGTTATTTGATACCGTGGAGCACGCCCCGCAGGTCATAGCAGGCCACGTTCACACTTTATTGCCGCGTCTGATACAGCTTGCACAGCCAGACAGGCACAATAAGGTACAGGTACGCATGCTAGCGCTTCGTACACTGGATGCGCTACCCGGCCATATTCCTCTGAACCACCTGCTTCCCTTCCGCAACGATATCCTCTCCGGCCTTGTACCGTCCCTAGGAGACCCTAAGCGAGCCGTGCGCAAACAATGCGTCGACACCAGGCAAACTTACTACGAACTTGGTCACGCTCAGGCATGA
- the RRT14 gene encoding Rrt14p (Syntenic homolog of Saccharomyces cerevisiae YIL127C (RRT14)): MKQRVAVRERDRLQEKERLRRQRQRAEREARQQASQAEQEAKLAALERHQETGRLTKEEKRYLNKRTRQGAARARTWDLDEDEADEAAALQSQILDRIGSASGAGRVRKQRRARIREALPKASEDRRYAGLTPGLAPVGMSDEESSDEELSDEED, translated from the coding sequence ATGAAGCAGCGGGTGGCCGTGCGGGAACGGGACAGGCTGCAGGAGAAGGAGCGACTGCGGCGTCAGCGGCAGCGAGCCGAGCGGGAggcgcggcagcaggcgtCTCAAGCGGAACAGGAGGCCAagctggcggcgctggAGAGACACCAGGAAACAGGCCGGCTCACCAAGGAGGAGAAGCGATACCTAAATAAGCGCACGCGGCAGGGCGCTGCACGCGCACGTACTTGGGATCTGGATGAGGACGAGGCGGACGAGGCTGCGGCGCTTCAGTCGCAGATTCTGGATCGGATCGGCTCTGCTAGCGGGGCGGGCCGGGTGCGGAAGCAAAGACGTGCGCGCATACGGGAAGCGCTTCCGAAGGCGTCTGAAGACCGCAGGTACGCTGGTCTTACACCTGGATTGGCACCTGTGGGGATGAGCGACGAGGAGTCGTCTGACGAGGAGCTGTCCGACGAGGAAGACTGA
- the STH1 gene encoding RSC chromatin remodeling complex ATPase subunit STH1 (Syntenic homolog of Saccharomyces cerevisiae YIL126W (STH1)), translating to MSTTADYAAVDGAGSVGGQEKAYADALVIPRPETKDQLEQLLYRYRAIIATPEKNQLEIDAIEQVFTTVSEQQELYVQRLAELRKAVQRDVGYDSSLLKKQLISLQLLSRDMDLPVELLQDLETVLQPQESSPNPPTDIKPIQLSLDFTANAEKFGLKDKFCSIGYQKTSSKLGEYKMETAISARIAQRIHELETLPSNLGTYSLDDALEFITKGDVPSSIDNLKIKALVELKALKLLTKQKSLRQKLISNVTSQSHQTIPYLRDSQYTMAAQRSINVRMKVIVPQTARLAEELERQQLLEKRKRERNLHRQKVSQIVEFIQQRQQDFSSHRERAAQFGRICATLHSQMEKEEQRRIERTAKQRLAALKSNDEEAYLKLLDQTKDTRITHLLKQTNSFLDSLAQAVRVQQNEAKLRRGEEIPPVTDEEREKIDYYEVAHRIKEKVEKQPSILVGGTLKEYQIRGLEWMVSLYNNHLNGILADEMGLGKTIQSISLITYLYEVKKDSGPFLVIVPLSTITNWTLEFEKWAPSLTTVIYKGTPNQRRSLQHQVRIGDFDVLLTTYEYIIKDRSLLAKHEWSHMIIDEGHRMKNAQSKLSYTLTHYYKTRHRLILTGTPLQNNLPELWALLNFVLPKIFNSSKTFDEWFNTPFSNTGGQEKLELTEEEALLVIRRLHKVLRPFLLRRLKKEVEKDLPDKVEKVVKCKLSGLQHQLYQQMLKHNALFVGAGTEGATKGGIKGLNNKIMQLRKICNHPFVFDEVEGVVNPTRTNSSLLYRVSGKFELLDRVLPKFKATGHRVLMFFQMTQVMDIMEDFLQMKNLKYMRLDGATKAEERTGMLNAFNAPDSDYFCFLLSTRAGGLGLNLQTADTVIIFDTDWNPHQDLQAQDRAHRIGQKNEVRILRLITTDSVEEVILERAMQKLDIDGKVIQAGKFDNKSTAEEQEAFLRRLLESESNKDDDDQAELDDVELNEILARNEAEKELFDKIDRERVMREQKEAAARGLKKSLPRLITLEELPDVFTEDIEQHLQTGPTAVGRIRERKRVYYDDGLTEEQWLQAVDDDNDTLEEAIKRKREAREKRQRKKMGLDTDGLLDETPEPTTPADAEPEPLPEEPVVSSKRPRRPRKASEALPVSGEHEPPEIDEPEPKKPKLKVKINLPKLAAEPQPKKRTKKPAETLLSDVQAFIDLLRQQTDPTDGHSRTDIFEKLPSRRDYPDYYQLIANPVSIDTILRNTKKGVYTSMVSVRSDFQTMFDNAKFYNQEGSWVYNDADYLSNFLSTHFPGRTDAEK from the coding sequence ATGAGCACGACAGCAGATTACGCGGCTGTAGATGGCGCGGGCAGCGTCGGCGGCCAGGAGAAGGCATACGCGGACGCGCTGGTTATTCCACGGCCGGAAACAAAGGACCAGCTAGAACAGCTGCTGTACCGGTACCGCGCGATCATTGCGACGCCTGAAAAGAACCAGTTGGAGATAGATGCGATCGAGCAGGTCTTTACGACAGTGAGCGAGCAGCAAGAGCTCTATGTTCAGCGGCTCGCAGAGCTACGCAAGGCTGTACAGCGTGATGTTGGCTATGACTCCTCGTTGCTGAAAAAGCAGCTGATCTCGCTGCAATTGCTGAGTAGAGACATGGACCTTCCTGTGGAACTGCTGCAGGACCTGGAAACCGTTCTGCAACCGCAGGAGAGCTCTCCCAACCCTCCTACGGACATCAAACCCATCCAGCTGTCGCTAGATTTCACCGCTAATGCTGAGAAATTTGGGCTGAAAGATAAGTTTTGCTCTATTGGATACCAGAAGACCTCATCCAAACTAGGCGAATACAAGATGGAAACTGCCATTTCTGCTCGCATTGCGCAACGCATCCACGAACTGGAGACTCTCCCATCAAATCTAGGCACTTATTCCTTGGACGATGCGCTGGAGTTCATTACCAAAGGCGACGTCCCCTCCAGCATAGATAACCTGAAGATAAAAGCTTTAGTGGAGCTGAAGGCTTTGAAGCTGCTGACCAAACAGAAGTCTTTGAGACAGAAGCTGATTAGCAATGTTACTAGCCAGTCACACCAGACCATTCCCTATCTCAGAGATTCACAATACACAATGGCAGCCCAGCGTTCGATCAATGTTCGCATGAAGGTGATTGTTCCTCAGACCGCCAGGCTAGCCGAGGAGTTAGAAAGGCAGCAACTTCTGGAAAAGCGTAAACGGGAACGCAACCTGCACAGGCAAAAGGTGAGCCAGATTGTGGAATTTATTCAACAGAGACAGCAAGATTTCTCTTCTCACCGTGAAAGAGCAGCTCAATTTGGAAGAATATGCGCTACCTTACATTCTCAGATGGAGAAGGAAGAGCAGAGAAGAATCGAACGGACGGCGAAACAGCGTTTGGCAGCCTTAAAATCTAACGATGAGGAAGCTTACTTGAAGTTGCTGGATCAAACAAAGGACACAAGAATCACGCACTTATTAAAGCAGACGAATTCCTTCTTAGATTCTTTAGCTCAAGCAGTGAGAGTGCAACAAAATGAAGCCAAATTAAGGAGGGGAGAAGAAATTCCTCCTGTAACGGACGAAGAAAGAGAAAAGATTGATTACTACGAGGTAGCTCATAGGATTAAAGAGAAAGTTGAGAAGCAGCCTAGCATACTGGTTGGCGGTACATTGAAGGAGTACCAAATACGTGGTCTAGAGTGGATGGTTTCCCTTTATAATAACCATTTGAATGGTATTTTGGCAGATGAAATGGGTCTCGGTAAGACTATTCAATCTATTTCCTTGATAACATATCTGTATGAGGTGAAGAAGGATAGTGGGCCTTTCTTAGTCATTGTTCCACTATCTACAATCACTAACTGGACTTTGGAATTTGAAAAATGGGCACCAAGCTTAACCACTGTCATCTACAAGGGTACTCCGAACCAGAGAAGGTCTCTACAACATCAAGTCAGGATAGGAGACTTCGATGTTTTACTCACCACGTATGAGTATATTATTAAGGACCGCTCCCTACTAGCTAAGCATGAGTGGTCTCATATGATTATCGACGAGGGTCACAGAATGAAAAATGCTCAGTCGAAATTGTCATACACTTTGACACATTACTATAAGACAAGACATAGACTTATTTTGACTGGTACACCTTTGCAGAACAATTTGCCAGAACTATGGGCTTTGTTGAATTTTGTCTTGCCAAAGATCTTCAATTCTTCCAAAACCTTTGATGAGTGGTTTAATACACCTTTCTCTAATACTGGTGGCCAAGAAAAACTTGAGCTTacagaagaagaagcatTATTGGTCATCAGAAGATTGCATAAAGTGCTGCGGCCATTCTTACTGCGCCGTCTAAAAAAAGAAGTGGAAAAAGACCTGCCTGATAAAGTGGAAAAAGTAGTCAAGTGCAAATTATCTGGCTTACAGCATCAATTATATCAGCAGATGTTGAAGCACAATGCGCTGTTTGTGGGAGCTGGCACTGAAGGTGCCACGAAGGGCGGCATAAAGGGTTTGAATAATAAAATTATGCAGTTAcggaaaatctgcaatCATCCATTCGTATTTGACGAAGTTGAGGGGGTTGTAAATCCGACAAGGACTAACTCATCCCTATTATACAGGGTATCGGGTAAATTTGAATTGCTAGATCGTGTGCTACCAAAGTTTAAAGCCACCGGGCATAGAGTGCTTATGTTCTTTCAGATGACTCAAGTAATGGATATTATGGAGGACTTCCTGCAGATGAAAAATCTGAAATACATGCGTTTGGATGGTGCTACTAAGGCGGAGGAACGTACTGGCATGCTTAACGCCTTCAATGCTCCGGACTCAGACTACTTCTGTTTCCTACTTTCGACAAGGGCAGGTGGTCTCGGCCTAAACTTGCAGACGGCCGATACCGTTATTATCTTTGACACAGACTGGAATCCTCACCAGGATTTACAGGCTCAGGATAGAGCCCATAGAATTGGACAAAAAAACGAAGTCAGGATCCTACGGCTAATTACAACAGACTCCGTCGAAGAGGTTATCCTAGAAAGAGCAATGCAAAAGCTAGACATTGATGGAAAGGTTATTCAGGCGGGTAAGTTCGATAACAAATCTACTGCCGAAGAACAGGAGGCCTTTTTGCGCCGGCTCCTCGAAAGTGAGTCGAACAAGGACGATGATGACCAAGCGGAGTTGGATGATGTGGAACTGAACGAAATCCTAGCACGTAACGAAGCGGAGAAGGAGCTTTTTGACAAGATCGACCGCGAACGAGTAATGCGTGAGCAAAAGGAGGCTGCTGCCCGAGGCCTGAAGAAGTCCCTTCCTCGTCTGATTACCCTCGAAGAATTACCGGATGTGTTCACAGAGGATATAGAACAGCATCTCCAGACAGGCCCCACCGCAGTGGGCCGTATTCGCGAACGCAAACGGGTGTATTATGATGATGGTCTCACTGAGGAACAGTGGCTACAAGCTGTTGATGACGACAACGATACTCTCGAGGAGGCTATTAAACGCAAGCGCGAGGCACGCGAGAAACGTCAGCGCAAAAAGATGGGCCTCGACACCGACGGCTTGCTCGATGAAACCCCAGAGCCAACCACGCCCGCAGACGCAGAACCAGAGCCGCTGCCGGAGGAGCCCGTAGTTAGCAGCAAACGGCCGCGCAGGCCACGCAAGGCATCCGAAGCGCTGCCTGTCTCAGGCGAGCATGAGCCTCCAGAGATTGATGAACCGGAGCCCAAAAAGCCGAAACTCAAGGTCAAGATCAATCTCCCAAAGCTCGCCGCAGAACCCCAGCCCAAGAAGCGTACCAAAAAGCCAGCAGAAACTCTGCTCTCCGACGTGCAGGCTTTCATTGATTTGCTGCGACAACAAACAGACCCGACTGACGGCCACTCGCGCACCGACATATTTGAGAAGCTTCCTTCGCGCCGCGACTACCCCGACTATTACCAACTAATCGCCAATCCCGTATCTATCGATACCATCCTAAGAAACACCAAGAAGGGCGTCTACACCTCCATGGTGTCCGTGCGCAGCGATTTCCAGACCATGTTCGATAATGCCAAGTTTTACAACCAGGAGGGCTCATGGGTCTACAACGATGCAGACTATCTCAGCAACTTCCTCTCGACCCATTTCCCTGGTCGCACGGACGCAGAGAAGTAG
- the KGD1 gene encoding alpha-ketoglutarate dehydrogenase KGD1 (Syntenic homolog of Saccharomyces cerevisiae YIL125W (KGD1)), giving the protein MLRAMGVTRRALWQRSAGLAARAARPYASGPAGDTFLSSTNAAYIDEMYAAWQQDPASVHVSWDAYFRNMKNPSIAAGAAFVAPPTLVPTATDPGVPQHMPSVLGEDSDVLVHLKVQLLCRAYQVRGHQKAHIDPLGIAFGDDKSRSVPRELTLEHYNFSEKDLEREITLGPGILPRFARDGRRTMKLGEIVAALEKLYCSSYGVEYIHIPSREQCEWLRERIEIPKPYDYSAEEKKQIFDRLTWATSFESFLSSKFPNDKRFGLEGLEAVVPGIKTLIDRSVDLGIEDVVLGMAHRGRLNVLSNVVRKPNESIFSEFQGSHTPSDYEGSGDVKYHLGMNYQRPTTSGKYVNLSLVANPSHLEAENPVVLGRVRAIQHSKNDVGTFKKAMGVLLHGDAAFAAQGVVYETMGFLHLPAYSTGGTIHVITNNQIGFTTDPRFARSTSYPSDIGKTIDAPIFHVNANDIEAVNFIFNLAAEWRATFHTDAIIDVVGWRKHGHNETDQPSFTQPLMYKQIAKQPSVIDVYTKKLLDEGSMTNEQIDTHKKWVWGLFEEAFSKAKEYKPSSREWLTAAWENFKSPKELATEILPHNPTNVDASTLKQIGSVLSSWPTDFEVHRNLKRILLNRGKSIESGEGIDWSTGEALAFGTMLMEGTHIRVSGEDVERGTFSQRHAVLHDQNSENTYTPLKHVSKDQADFTICNSSLSEYGCIGFDYGYSLTSPDYFVMWEAQFGDFANTAQVIIDQFIAGAETKWKQRSGLVLSLPHGYDGQGPEHSSGRLERFLQLTNEDPRYFPSEEKIQREHQDCNFQVAYPTTPANLFHILRRQQHRQFRKPLVLFFSKQLLRHPLARSSLSEFTDGGFQWIIEDIEHGKAIVSKEETKRLVILTGQVYTALHKKREALGDRTTAFLRIEQLHPFPYAQLRDALNSYPNLEDIVWCQEEPFNMGSWAYVQPRIQTTLKETDKYSGFAFRYAGRNPSGAVAAGSKALHTTEEEAFLKDVFGQ; this is encoded by the coding sequence ATGTTGAGAGCTATGGGGGTGACACGGCGGGCGCTGTGGCAGCGCAGCGCggggctggcggcgcgggcggcgcggccgtACGCAAGTGGGCCAGCGGGTGACACGTTTCTGTCGTCAACCAATGCGGCATACATTGACGAGATGTACGCGGCGTGGCAGCAGGACCCGGCTTCTGTGCACGTGTCGTGGGACGCGTACTTTCGCAACATGAAGAACCCTTCGATTGCCGCTGGGGCAGCTTTTGTGGCACCACCCACGCTTGTGCCTACCGCCACTGATCCTGGCGTGCCGCAGCACATGCCGAGCGTGCTTGGCGAGGACAGCGATGTGCTCGTGCACTTGAAGGTGCAGCTACTATGTCGTGCGTATCAGGTTCGGGGGCACCAGAAAGCACACATTGACCCGCTCGGGATCGCATTTGGCGATGACAAGAGCCGCTCGGTTCCAAGGGAGCTCACGCTAGAGCACTACAACTTCTCTGAGAAGGACCTTGAGCGCGAGATCACCCTGGGCCCGGGTATCTTGCCACGCTTTGCAAGGGATGGCAGGCGCACGATGAAGCTGGGTGAGATTGTTGCCGCGTTGGAAAAGCTTTACTGCTCCAGCTACGGTGTCGAATACATTCACATTCCATCGCGCGAGCAGTGCGAATGGTTGCGTGAGCGAATCGAGATCCCCAAGCCATACGACTATTCCGCGGAGGAGAAGAAACAGATATTTGACAGATTGACGTGGGCGACATCGTTTGAGAGCTTCCTGTCTTCCAAGTTCCCTAACGACAAGCGTTTCGGGCTTGAAGGTCTAGAGGCTGTCGTTCCTGGTATCAAGACGTTGATTGACCGCTCAGTGGACCTGGGTATTGAGGATGTTGTCCTTGGTATGGCTCACCGTGGTCGTTTGAACGTTCTGTCCAACGTGGTGCGTAAGCCAAACGAGTCTATCTTCTCGGAGTTCCAGGGTTCGCACACGCCATCGGACTACGAGGGCTCAGGTGATGTGAAGTACCACCTGGGGATGAACTACCAGAGACCTACCACCTCTGGTAAATATGTTAATCTATCGTTAGTTGCAAACCCGTCGCATCTGGAGGCTGAAAACCCAGTGGTTCTAGGAAGAGTCCGTGCCATCCAGCATTCTAAAAACGATGTTGGCACGTTCAAAAAGGCCATGGGTGTTTTGCTGCACGGTGACGCAGCCTTTGCTGCACAGGGTGTCGTTTATGAAACTATGGGATTCTTGCATCTGCCTGCATACTCCACCGGTGGTACTATCCACGTGATCACGAACAACCAGATTGGCTTCACAACTGACCCTAGGTTTGCTAGATCCACCTCGTATCCATCGGATATCGGAAAGACCATTGACGCCCCAATTTTCCATGTTAATGCGAATGACATTGAGGCAGTGAATTTCATTTTCAACCTAGCCGCCGAATGGAGGGCTACCTTCCACACCGACGCCATCATTGATGTTGTTGGATGGAGAAAGCACGGTCACAATGAAACCGACCAGCCGTCCTTCACTCAGCCGTTGATGTACAAGCAAATTGCTAAGCAGCCATCTGTGATCGATGTATACACTAAGAAGCTATTGGACGAAGGGTCGATGACCAACGAACAGATTGACACCCACAAGAAATGGGTTTGGGGCTTGTTTGAAGAGGCCTTCTCGAAGGCCAAGGAGTACAAGCCTTCCTCCAGGGAGTGGTTAACCGCCGCATGGGAAAACTTCAAGTCGCCAAAAGAGTTGGCGACCGAAATCTTGCCTCATAACCCAACGAATGTCGACGCATCAACTTTGAAGCAGATCGGTTCTGTTCTATCCAGCTGGCCAACAGACTTTGAGGTCCACAGGAACTTGAAGAGAATCCTACTGAACCGTGGTAAGTCCATTGAATCGGGTGAGGGCATTGATTGGTCTACAGGTGAGGCTTTGGCCTTTGGTACGATGTTGATGGAGGGCACACACATCAGAGTGTCTGGTGAGGATGTGGAGAGAGGTACATTCTCTCAGAGACACGCTGTCTTGCACGACCAGAACTCGGAAAACACATATACCCCGCTAAAGCACGTTTCTAAAGATCAGGCGGACTTTACCATCTGCAACTCTTCCCTTTCCGAGTATGGGTGTATAGGTTTCGATTACGGTTACTCGTTGACATCCCCAGATTACTTCGTGATGTGGGAAGCTCAATTTGGTGACTTTGCCAACACCGCGCAGGTTATCATTGATCAGTTCATTGCAGGTGCTGAAACGAAATGGAAGCAAAGATCGGGCCTCGTGTTGTCGTTGCCACACGGTTATGATGGCCAAGGACCCGAGCATTCCAGCGGTCGTCTGGAAAGATTCTTACAATTGACCAATGAGGACCCAAGGTACTTCCCAAGCGAAGAAAAGATCCAGAGGGAACACCAGGACTGCAACTTCCAGGTCGCTTATCCAACAACCCCTGCGAACTTATTCCATATCTTGAGAAGGCAACAGCACCGCCAATTCCGCAAGCCATTGGTCTTATTCTTCTccaagcagctgctgcgtcATCCACTTGCCAGATCGAGCCTATCAGAGTTCACTGACGGTGGTTTCCAATGGATTATCGAAGATATCGAACATGGCAAGGCCATTGTCTCCAAGGAGGAGACCAAGAGGCTTGTCATCTTGACTGGCCAGGTTTACACAGCACTCCACAAGAAGCGTGAAGCCCTGGGCGACAGGACGACAGCATTCCTACGTATTGAGCAGCTGCATCCGTTCCCATACGCCCAGTTACGGGACGCCTTGAACTCTTATCCAAACTTGGAGGATATTGTTTGGTGCCAGGAAGAGCCTTTCAACATGGGCTCTTGGGCATACGTCCAGCCTCGGATCCAGACGACTTTGAAGGAGACTGACAAGTACAGTGGCTTTGCTTTCCGCTACGCCGGTAGAAACCCTAGCGGTGCCGTGGCCGCCGGTTCCAAGGCCTTGCACACTACCGAGGAAGAGGCCTTCTTGAAAGATGTTTTCGGCCAATGA